The proteins below are encoded in one region of Pyxidicoccus trucidator:
- a CDS encoding serine hydrolase domain-containing protein has protein sequence MTAPLLAVAALTLLIGCAATPSSTRALPATAASTVDALFSDYSGPERPGASVVVIKDGQVALNRAYGLADLDRRAPATPESNYRLASLSKQFTAMGILLLVKDGKLRLDDRVVDVLPGFPAYLREVRIHHLLQHTSGIWDYEDFVPATQTVQVKDRDVLDLLARTDRTYFSPGTAVRYSNSAYAVLALVVQQVGGVPFSRFLHERVFAPSGMQASVAHEEGVSTVARRAYGHAVGPSGFIPRDQSNTSAVLGDGGIYTSVVDLVAWDRALDTHALISAEAQQQAWTPPTLPDGTTSSYGFGWFVDEDRGQKRLSHHGETCGFTNAIVKYPDQRLTVIVLTNRAGGEPWRLAQRVADVWLDGAATKHGARDPTWPFERMPNAH, from the coding sequence ATGACCGCCCCCCTGCTTGCCGTCGCCGCCCTCACCCTGCTCATCGGCTGTGCGGCGACCCCCTCGAGCACCCGGGCGCTCCCCGCCACGGCTGCGAGCACCGTGGATGCACTCTTCAGCGACTACAGCGGTCCGGAGCGCCCCGGAGCGAGTGTTGTCGTCATCAAGGATGGGCAGGTTGCACTCAACCGGGCCTACGGCCTGGCCGACCTGGACCGGCGAGCCCCCGCCACGCCCGAGAGCAACTACCGCCTCGCCTCACTCAGCAAGCAGTTCACGGCCATGGGCATCCTGTTGTTGGTGAAGGACGGCAAGCTGCGCCTCGATGACCGCGTGGTGGACGTGCTCCCCGGCTTCCCGGCGTACCTGCGCGAGGTCCGCATCCATCACCTGCTCCAGCACACGTCGGGCATCTGGGACTACGAGGACTTCGTCCCGGCCACGCAGACGGTGCAGGTGAAGGACCGCGATGTCCTGGACCTCCTGGCGCGCACCGACCGCACCTACTTCTCGCCGGGGACGGCGGTGCGCTACAGCAACTCCGCCTACGCGGTGCTCGCGCTCGTCGTGCAGCAGGTGGGTGGGGTGCCGTTCTCCCGGTTCCTTCACGAGCGCGTCTTCGCCCCGAGCGGGATGCAGGCCAGCGTGGCCCATGAGGAGGGTGTGTCGACGGTTGCGCGGCGCGCGTACGGCCATGCCGTCGGCCCGAGCGGCTTCATCCCCAGGGACCAGAGCAACACCAGCGCCGTGCTGGGAGATGGCGGCATCTACACGTCAGTGGTGGACCTGGTGGCGTGGGACCGGGCGCTGGATACGCATGCCCTCATCAGTGCGGAGGCCCAGCAGCAGGCCTGGACGCCGCCGACGCTTCCGGACGGCACGACCAGCAGCTATGGCTTTGGCTGGTTCGTCGATGAGGACCGCGGCCAGAAGCGCCTGTCCCACCACGGTGAGACGTGTGGCTTCACCAACGCCATCGTGAAGTATCCGGACCAGCGCCTCACGGTCATCGTCCTGACCAACCGCGCGGGCGGCGAGCCCTGGCGGCTCGCGCAGCGGGTCGCGGACGTGTGGCTCGATGGCGCCGCGACGAAGCACGGAGCGAGAGACCCGACCTGGCCCTTCGAGCGCATGCCCAACGCGCATTAG